A window from Citrus sinensis cultivar Valencia sweet orange chromosome 3, DVS_A1.0, whole genome shotgun sequence encodes these proteins:
- the LOC102611981 gene encoding anthranilate N-methyltransferase-like, with the protein MASTADQEEETNNFSYAMELASAIVLPAAMQAAVELDVFEIISKAGPGAKLSVSEIVAQIPLKDNNPEAAAMTLDRVLRLLVSYNALHCSFVDGQRLYSLAPVSAYFVRNNQNGASLRPYMAWCLDKVLMDCWFRLKEQILEGGIAFNKVHGMHKYDYLGVDSRFNDAYNNGMLSHTSVVMEKILESYKGFEHVKKLVDVGGGLGAALNMIISKYPHIKGINYDLPYVIKNAPSYPGIEHVGGDLFESVPEADTIFIKWVLNAFDDEQSLKLLKNCYKALPDGGKLLNVNGTIPEVPENSATSREISHLDIICLIQVPHGRERTKQEYSELAIKAGFKGVNYEYGACNLYVMEFLK; encoded by the exons ATGGCTTCTACAGCAGATCAGGAAGAAGagacaaataatttttcatatgcAATGGAACTGGCAAGTGCCATAGTGCTACCTGCAGCTATGCAAGCAGCGGTAGAGCTTGATGTGTTTGAGATCATAAGCAAAGCTGGTCCCGGTGCTAAGCTTTCGGTTTCGGAAATTGTGGCTCAAATTCccttaaaagataataatccTGAAGCTGCAGCCATGACGTTGGATCGGGTGCTGAGGCTGCTTGTCAGCTACAATGCTCTTCATTGCTCTTTTGTTGATGGACAAAGGCTCTACTCTCTTGCTCCTGTTTCAGCATACTTTGTTCGCAATAATCAAAACGGCGCGTCGTTGCGTCCCTACATGGCCTGGTGTCTCGACAAGGTCCTCATGGATTGCTG GTTTCGGTTGAAAGAGCAAATTCTTGAAGGAGGAATTGCGTTTAATAAAGTGCACGGAATGCATAAGTATGATTACTTGGGCGTTGACTCAAGATTCAATGATGCTTACAACAATGGAATGTTAAGCCACACTTCTGTTGTCATGGAGAAGATCCTAGAATCATACAAAGGCTTTGAGCATGTTAAGAAGCTTGTTGATGTTGGCGGCGGCTTAGGAGCTGCTCTTAACATGATAATTTCCAAATACCCTCATATTAAGGgtattaattatgatttaccatatgttattaaaaatgCCCCATCTTATCCTG gcATTGAACATGTAGGTGGAGACTTGTTTGAAAGTGTTCCTGAGGCAGATACCATTTTCATAAAG TGGGTCCTTAATGCTTTTGATGATGAGCAGTCCttgaaattgttgaaaaattgttacaaagCTCTTCCGGATGGTGGGAAGTTGCTTAATGTTAATGGAACAATTCCAGAAGTGCCTGAGAATAGCGCGACTTCAAGGGAGATCTCCCACTTGgatataatttgtttaatccAAGTTCCTCATGGAAGAGAGCGGACCAAACAAGAATACAGTGAATTAGCAATCAAAGCTGGATTTAAAGGCGTCAACTACGAATATGGTGCATGCAATTTATATGTTATGGAATTcctcaaataa
- the LOC102609664 gene encoding anthranilate N-methyltransferase-like isoform X1: MASTADQEEETNNFSYAMELASAIVLPAAMQAAVELDVFEIISKAGPGAKLSVSEIVAQIPLKDNNPEAAAMTLDRVLRLLVSYNALHCSFVDGQRLYSLAPVSAYFVRNNQNGASLRPYMAWCLDKVLMDGWFLLKEQILEGGMAFNKVHGMDMYDYMGVDSRFNDVFNNGMSSHTSVVMEKVLESYKGFEHVKKLVDVGGGLGATLNMIISKYPHIKGINYDLPHVIKNAPSYPGIEHVGGDLFESVPEADTIFMKWVLNGFDDEQSLKLLKNCYKALPDGGKLLNVNAAFPEVPENSATSREISLLDTICLIQVPHGRERTKQEYSELAIKAGFKGVNYEYGACNLYVMEFLK; the protein is encoded by the exons ATGGCTTCTACAGCTGATCAGGAAGAAGagacaaataatttttcatatgcAATGGAACTGGCAAGTGCTATAGTGCTACCTGCAGCTATGCAAGCAGCAGTAGAGCTTGATGTGTTTGAGATTATAAGCAAAGCCGGTCCCGGTGCTAAGCTTTCGGTTTCCGAAATTGTGGCTCAAATTCccttaaaagataataatccTGAAGCTGCAGCCATGACGTTGGATCGGGTGCTGAGGCTGCTTGTCAGCTACAATGCTCTTCATTGCTCTTTTGTTGATGGACAAAGGCTCTACTCTCTTGCTCCTGTTTCAGCATACTTTGTTCGCAATAATCAAAACGGCGCGTCGTTGCGTCCCTACATGGCCTGGTGTCTCGACAAGGTCCTCATGGATGGCTG GTTTCTGTTGAAAGAACAAATTCTTGAAGGAGGAATGGCGTTTAATAAAGTGCACGGAATGGATATGTACGATTACATGGGCGTTGACTCAAGATTCAATGATGTTTTCAACAATGGAATGTCAAGCCACACTTCTGTCGTCATGGAGAAGGTCCTAGAATCATACAAAGGCTTTGAACATGTTAAGAAGCTTGTTGATGTTGGCGGCGGCTTAGGAGCTACTCTTAACATGATAATTTCCAAATACCCTCATATTAAGGgtattaattatgatttacctCATGTTATTAAAAATGCCCCATCTTATCCTG gcATTGAACATGTAGGTGGAGACTTGTTTGAAAGTGTTCCTGAGGCAGATACTATTTTTATGAAG TGGGTCCTTAATGGTTTTGATGATGAGCAGTCCttgaaattgttgaaaaattgttacaaagCTCTTCCGGATGGTGGGAAGTTGCTTAATGTTAATGCAGCATTTCCAGAAGTGCCTGAGAATAGCGCGACTTCAAGGGAGATCTCCCTCTTGGATACAATTTGTTTAATCCAAGTTCCTCATGGAAGAGAGCGGACCAAACAAGAATACAGTGAATTAGCAATCAAAGCTGGATTTAAAGGCGTCAACTACGAATATGGTGCATGCAATTTATATGTTATGGAATTcctcaaataa
- the LOC102609664 gene encoding anthranilate N-methyltransferase-like isoform X2 → MASTADQEEETNNFSYAMELASAIVLPAAMQTVVELDVFEIISKAGPGAKLSVSEIVDQIPLKDNNPEAAAMMLDRVLRLLVSYNALHCSFVDGQRLYSLAPVSKYFVRNNQNGASLRPYMALSLDKVLMDGWFRLKGQILEGGIAFNKAHGMHIYDYLGVDSSFNDVFNNGMSSHTSVVMEKVLESYKGFEHVKKLVDVGGGLGATLNMIISKYPHIKGINYDLSYVIKNAPSYLGIEHVGGGLFESVPKADTIFMKWVLNGFDDEQSLKLLKNCYKALPDGGKLLNVNAAFPEVPENSATSREISLLDTICLIQVPHGRERTKQEYSELAIKAGFKGVNYEYGACNLYVMEFLK, encoded by the exons ATGGCTTCTACAGCAGATCAGGAAGAAGagacaaataatttttcatatgcAATGGAACTGGCAAGTGCCATAGTGCTACCTGCAGCTATGCAAACAGTGGTAGAGCTTGATGTGTTTGAGATCATAAGCAAAGCTGGTCCCGGTGCTAAGCTTTCGGTTTCGGAAATTGTGGATCAAATTCccttaaaagataataatccTGAAGCTGCAGCCATGATGTTAGATCGGGTGCTGAGGCTTCTTGTCAGCTACAATGCTCTTCATTGCTCTTTTGTTGATGGACAAAGGCTCTACTCTCTTGCTCCTGTTTCTAAATACTTTGTTCGCAATAATCAAAACGGCGCGTCGTTGCGTCCCTACATGGCCTTGTCTCTCGACAAGGTCCTCATGGATGGCTG GTTTCGGTTGAAAGGGCAAATTCTTGAAGGAGGAATTGCGTTTAATAAAGCGCACGGAATGCATATCTACGATTACTTAGGCGTTGACTCAAGTTTCAATGATGTTTTCAACAATGGAATGTCAAGCCACACTTCTGTCGTCATGGAGAAGGTCCTAGAATCATACAAAGGCTTTGAGCATGTTAAGAAGCTTGTTGATGTTGGCGGCGGCTTAGGAGCTACTCTTAACATGATAATTTCCAAATACCCTCATATTAAGGgtattaattatgatttatcttatgttattaaaaatgCCCCATCTTATCTTG gcATTGAACATGTAGGTGGAGGCTTGTTTGAAAGTGTTCCTAAAGCAGATACTATTTTCATGAAG TGGGTCCTTAATGGTTTTGATGATGAGCAGTCCttgaaattgttgaaaaattgttacaaagCTCTTCCGGATGGTGGGAAGTTGCTTAATGTTAATGCAGCATTTCCAGAAGTGCCTGAGAATAGCGCGACTTCAAGGGAGATCTCCCTCTTGGATACAATTTGTTTAATCCAAGTTCCTCATGGAAGAGAGCGGACCAAACAAGAATACAGTGAATTAGCAATCAAAGCTGGATTTAAAGGCGTCAACTACGAATATGGTGCATGCAATTTATATGTTATGGAATTcctcaaataa
- the LOC102609664 gene encoding anthranilate N-methyltransferase-like isoform X3 yields MASTADQEEETNNFSYAMELASAIVLPAAMQTVVELDVFEIISKAGPGAKLSVSEIVDQIPLKDNNPEAAAMMLDRVLRLLVSYNALHCSFVDGQRLYSLAPVSKYFVRNNQNGASLRPYMALSLDKVLMDGWFRLKGQILEGGIAFNKAHGMHIYDYLGVDSSFNDVFNNGMSSHTSVVMEKVLESYKGFEHVKKLVDVGGGLGATLNMIISKYPHIKGIEHVGGGLFESVPKADTIFMKWVLNGFDDEQSLKLLKNCYKALPDGGKLLNVNAAFPEVPENSATSREISLLDTICLIQVPHGRERTKQEYSELAIKAGFKGVNYEYGACNLYVMEFLK; encoded by the exons ATGGCTTCTACAGCAGATCAGGAAGAAGagacaaataatttttcatatgcAATGGAACTGGCAAGTGCCATAGTGCTACCTGCAGCTATGCAAACAGTGGTAGAGCTTGATGTGTTTGAGATCATAAGCAAAGCTGGTCCCGGTGCTAAGCTTTCGGTTTCGGAAATTGTGGATCAAATTCccttaaaagataataatccTGAAGCTGCAGCCATGATGTTAGATCGGGTGCTGAGGCTTCTTGTCAGCTACAATGCTCTTCATTGCTCTTTTGTTGATGGACAAAGGCTCTACTCTCTTGCTCCTGTTTCTAAATACTTTGTTCGCAATAATCAAAACGGCGCGTCGTTGCGTCCCTACATGGCCTTGTCTCTCGACAAGGTCCTCATGGATGGCTG GTTTCGGTTGAAAGGGCAAATTCTTGAAGGAGGAATTGCGTTTAATAAAGCGCACGGAATGCATATCTACGATTACTTAGGCGTTGACTCAAGTTTCAATGATGTTTTCAACAATGGAATGTCAAGCCACACTTCTGTCGTCATGGAGAAGGTCCTAGAATCATACAAAGGCTTTGAGCATGTTAAGAAGCTTGTTGATGTTGGCGGCGGCTTAGGAGCTACTCTTAACATGATAATTTCCAAATACCCTCATATTAAGG gcATTGAACATGTAGGTGGAGGCTTGTTTGAAAGTGTTCCTAAAGCAGATACTATTTTCATGAAG TGGGTCCTTAATGGTTTTGATGATGAGCAGTCCttgaaattgttgaaaaattgttacaaagCTCTTCCGGATGGTGGGAAGTTGCTTAATGTTAATGCAGCATTTCCAGAAGTGCCTGAGAATAGCGCGACTTCAAGGGAGATCTCCCTCTTGGATACAATTTGTTTAATCCAAGTTCCTCATGGAAGAGAGCGGACCAAACAAGAATACAGTGAATTAGCAATCAAAGCTGGATTTAAAGGCGTCAACTACGAATATGGTGCATGCAATTTATATGTTATGGAATTcctcaaataa